Proteins encoded together in one Micromonospora auratinigra window:
- a CDS encoding ABC transporter permease, whose translation MSLHLSYRAAPGNPWFSWQYVRDNSDTILDALREHTWLTARAVLIAALVALPLAVAAYWFRSLAGPVLAVSGVLYTIPSLALFAFLGPTLGIGAVTVLTVVVLYALLVIVRNALAGLNQVPPEVREAAEGMGYGRWARLFRIELPLALPGILTGLRLATVSTVALVTVGVVIGRGGLGQLIFAGFQNNFYKAQIMTGTVLCVLLALLLDLVLAGVGRLLTPWLRRRPS comes from the coding sequence GTGTCCCTCCACCTGAGCTACCGGGCCGCGCCCGGTAACCCGTGGTTCTCCTGGCAGTACGTGCGGGACAACTCTGACACGATCCTCGACGCCCTGCGCGAGCACACCTGGCTCACCGCCCGGGCGGTGCTGATCGCCGCCCTGGTGGCGCTGCCGCTCGCGGTGGCCGCGTACTGGTTCCGGTCCCTGGCCGGGCCGGTGCTCGCGGTCTCCGGGGTGCTCTACACGATCCCGTCGCTGGCCCTGTTCGCGTTCCTCGGGCCCACCCTCGGGATCGGGGCGGTGACCGTGCTCACCGTGGTCGTGCTGTACGCGCTGCTGGTCATCGTCCGCAACGCGCTCGCCGGGCTGAACCAGGTCCCGCCCGAGGTCCGCGAGGCCGCCGAGGGCATGGGGTACGGCCGCTGGGCCCGGCTGTTCCGGATCGAGCTGCCGCTGGCGCTGCCCGGCATCCTCACCGGGCTCCGGCTGGCCACCGTCTCCACGGTGGCGCTGGTCACCGTCGGCGTGGTGATCGGCCGGGGCGGCCTCGGCCAGCTCATCTTCGCCGGCTTCCAGAACAACTTCTACAAGGCGCAGATCATGACCGGCACCGTGCTCTGCGTACTGCTGGCCCTGCTGCTCGACCTGGTGCTGGCCGGTGTGGGCCGGCTGCTCACCCCCTGGCTGCGCCGGCGGCCGTCGTGA
- a CDS encoding NADH-quinone oxidoreductase subunit D → MTGMTTDAADLRELTVGTGAGGEQLGADMVLNIGPQHPSTHGVLRLKLVLDGERVVAAEPVVGYMHRGAEKLFEVRDYRQIIVLANRHDWLSAFSNELGVVLAVERLMGMEVPERATWLRMALAELNRVLNHLMFLGSYPLEIGAITPVFYAFRERETLQAVMEEVSGGRIHYMFNRVGGLKEEVPAGWTRRARAAIGEVRRRMPDLDNLIRRNEIFLARTVGVGVLTAADAAAFGASGPVARASGLDLDLRRDEPYLAYDQLDVPVVTKTAGDCHARFEVLLDQVYASLDLAEQCLDRVDRLTGPVNTRLPKVVKAPEGHTYAWTENPLGINGYYLVSRGEKTPWRLKLRTASYANVQALATLLPGCLVPDLIAILGSMFFVVGDIDK, encoded by the coding sequence ATGACGGGTATGACCACGGACGCGGCCGATCTCCGGGAACTGACCGTCGGGACCGGCGCGGGCGGCGAGCAGCTCGGCGCCGACATGGTGCTGAACATCGGGCCGCAGCACCCCTCCACGCACGGCGTGCTGCGGCTGAAGCTGGTGCTCGACGGGGAGCGGGTGGTCGCCGCCGAACCGGTCGTCGGGTACATGCACCGGGGCGCGGAGAAGCTCTTCGAGGTACGCGACTACCGGCAGATCATCGTGCTGGCCAACCGGCACGACTGGCTCTCCGCCTTCTCCAACGAGCTGGGCGTGGTGCTCGCGGTGGAACGGCTGATGGGCATGGAGGTGCCCGAGCGGGCCACCTGGCTGCGGATGGCGCTCGCCGAGCTGAACCGGGTGCTCAACCACCTGATGTTCCTCGGCTCGTACCCGCTGGAGATCGGCGCGATCACCCCGGTCTTCTACGCGTTCCGCGAGCGGGAGACCCTCCAGGCGGTCATGGAGGAGGTCTCCGGCGGCCGGATCCACTACATGTTCAACCGGGTCGGCGGCCTCAAGGAGGAGGTGCCGGCCGGCTGGACCCGGCGCGCCCGGGCCGCCATCGGCGAGGTGCGCCGGCGGATGCCCGACCTGGACAACCTGATCCGGCGCAACGAGATCTTCCTGGCCCGCACCGTCGGGGTCGGCGTGCTCACCGCCGCCGACGCCGCCGCGTTCGGCGCCTCCGGGCCGGTCGCCCGGGCCTCCGGACTCGACCTGGACCTGCGGCGCGACGAGCCCTACCTGGCGTACGACCAGTTGGACGTGCCGGTGGTGACGAAGACCGCCGGGGACTGCCACGCCCGCTTCGAAGTGCTGCTCGACCAGGTGTACGCCTCGCTCGACCTGGCCGAGCAGTGCCTGGACCGGGTGGACCGGCTCACCGGGCCGGTGAACACCCGGCTGCCGAAGGTGGTCAAGGCACCCGAGGGGCACACCTACGCCTGGACCGAGAACCCGCTCGGCATCAACGGCTACTACCTGGTCTCCCGGGGCGAGAAGACGCCGTGGCGGCTCAAGCTGCGCACCGCCTCGTACGCGAACGTGCAGGCGCTGGCCACCCTGCTGCCGGGCTGCCTGGTGCCGGACCTGATCGCCATCCTCGGCTCGATGTTCTTCGTGGTCGGCGACATCGACAAGTAA
- a CDS encoding ABC transporter ATP-binding protein — MDVTPGSTAGHGAASITLDGIGKRYPDGTEAVRKLSLDVAAGELVVLIGPSGCGKSTVLRMINRLIEPTAGRILLGDDDVTRVDPVALRRRIGYVIQNVGLFPHQTVATNVATVPGLLGWSRARTRERVDELLELVGLEPAQFGRRYPHELSGGQRQRVGVARALAADPVVLLMDEPFSAVDPIVRTRLQEEFLRLQAEVRKTIVLVTHDLDEAVRLGDRIAVLSEGGRLEQYDTPAALLGSPASPFVREFVGADRGIRRLAVTPLTREVLDPLPTDGATDLPTVPLGGSAYDALGALLTSATDRALVTEDGQPIGVLTRARVLNLGAGD; from the coding sequence GTGGACGTTACCCCGGGATCCACCGCCGGACACGGCGCGGCCTCGATCACGCTCGACGGCATCGGCAAACGCTACCCGGACGGCACCGAGGCGGTCCGGAAGCTGAGCCTGGACGTGGCCGCCGGCGAGCTGGTCGTGCTGATCGGGCCGTCCGGCTGCGGCAAGTCCACCGTGCTGCGCATGATCAACCGGCTGATCGAGCCGACCGCCGGCCGGATCCTGCTCGGCGACGACGACGTCACCCGGGTCGACCCGGTCGCGCTGCGTCGCCGCATCGGGTACGTCATCCAGAACGTGGGCCTCTTCCCGCACCAGACCGTCGCGACCAACGTGGCCACCGTGCCCGGGCTGCTCGGCTGGTCCCGCGCGCGGACCCGGGAACGGGTGGACGAGCTGCTGGAGCTGGTCGGTCTGGAACCGGCGCAGTTCGGCCGCCGGTACCCGCACGAGCTCTCCGGCGGCCAGCGGCAGCGGGTCGGGGTGGCCCGCGCGCTCGCCGCCGACCCCGTGGTGCTGCTGATGGACGAGCCGTTCTCCGCCGTCGACCCGATCGTCCGGACCCGGCTCCAGGAGGAGTTCCTGCGGCTCCAGGCCGAGGTCCGCAAGACCATCGTGCTGGTCACCCACGACCTCGACGAGGCGGTCCGGCTCGGTGACCGGATCGCCGTGCTCTCCGAGGGCGGCCGGCTGGAGCAGTACGACACTCCGGCCGCGCTGCTCGGCTCGCCCGCCTCGCCGTTCGTGCGGGAGTTCGTCGGCGCGGACCGGGGGATCCGCCGGCTGGCCGTCACCCCGCTGACCCGGGAGGTGCTCGACCCGCTGCCCACCGACGGCGCGACCGACCTGCCCACGGTCCCGTTGGGCGGCTCCGCCTACGACGCGCTGGGCGCGCTGCTCACCTCGGCCACCGACCGGGCGCTGGTCACCGAGGACGGGCAGCCGATCGGCGTGCTCACCCGGGCCCGCGTGCTGAACCTGGGCGCCGGCGACTGA
- a CDS encoding ABC transporter permease: MGYDETGRTGAAESSSGVPAGVLENVFDDPSHGEPGRDRIAVHVVWETLLLAGLAAVTWLLWRQDADALHGAALKSLLVDVAALGMLVLAAGLALRAAAVNLAVGPVAVAAALHFAEQGDRGIRESLLPALAVAAIGGLVLGLVVVVLHVPAWAASLAGAAGVIVYIERRTAPVVVQGGYDPRPTALYLFIGFAAVAVLGGLLGAVKPVRRLVGRFRPVVDPARRRGAVAATVTAAALVASTVLAMLGGVLIAANGSGPVVPGTGLDWTVLAVGTVMLGGTSAYGRRGGIFGTLLAVCLVQVFLAWAAARDWTIDPWAVGGVTLGVGLVVTRLVEAYGRPRPVDFPPEPVGPVGDGAISSGWALTPSAEPVDTWPSVLPVRDAETDVDSWEAPRWQAEPRRWDADGR, translated from the coding sequence ATGGGGTACGACGAGACGGGCCGGACCGGGGCGGCGGAGTCGTCGTCCGGTGTGCCCGCCGGCGTCCTGGAGAACGTCTTCGACGACCCGTCCCACGGCGAACCCGGCCGGGACCGGATCGCCGTGCACGTCGTCTGGGAGACGCTGCTGCTGGCCGGCCTGGCCGCGGTCACCTGGCTGCTCTGGCGGCAGGACGCGGACGCGCTGCACGGGGCCGCCCTCAAGTCGCTCCTGGTCGACGTGGCCGCGCTCGGGATGCTCGTGCTCGCCGCCGGGCTGGCCCTGCGCGCCGCCGCGGTGAACCTGGCCGTCGGCCCGGTCGCGGTGGCCGCCGCCCTGCACTTCGCCGAGCAGGGCGATCGGGGGATCCGGGAGTCGCTGCTGCCGGCGCTGGCGGTCGCAGCGATCGGCGGACTGGTCCTCGGCCTGGTGGTGGTGGTGCTGCACGTGCCCGCCTGGGCGGCCAGCCTGGCCGGCGCGGCCGGCGTGATCGTCTACATCGAGCGGCGGACCGCCCCGGTCGTCGTGCAGGGCGGGTACGACCCCCGGCCGACCGCCCTCTACCTGTTCATCGGCTTCGCCGCGGTGGCCGTCCTGGGCGGGCTCCTCGGGGCCGTCAAGCCGGTACGGCGGCTGGTCGGCCGGTTCCGGCCGGTGGTCGACCCGGCCCGCCGCCGGGGCGCGGTGGCGGCCACGGTGACCGCCGCGGCGCTGGTCGCCTCCACCGTGCTGGCGATGCTCGGCGGGGTGCTGATCGCCGCCAACGGATCCGGCCCGGTGGTGCCCGGCACCGGCCTGGACTGGACGGTCCTCGCGGTCGGCACGGTGATGCTCGGCGGCACCAGCGCGTACGGCCGGCGGGGCGGGATCTTCGGCACCCTGCTCGCCGTCTGCCTGGTCCAGGTCTTCCTGGCCTGGGCGGCGGCCCGGGACTGGACGATCGACCCCTGGGCGGTCGGCGGCGTCACGCTGGGCGTCGGGCTGGTGGTCACCCGCCTGGTCGAGGCGTACGGCCGGCCCCGCCCGGTCGACTTCCCGCCCGAGCCGGTCGGACCGGTCGGCGACGGCGCGATCAGCTCCGGCTGGGCGTTGACCCCGTCGGCGGAGCCGGTCGACACCTGGCCGTCGGTGCTGCCGGTGCGGGACGCGGAGACCGACGTGGACAGCTGGGAGGCGCCGCGCTGGCAGGCCGAGCCGCGCCGGTGGGACGCCGACGGCCGCTGA
- the folB gene encoding dihydroneopterin aldolase, whose protein sequence is MTDRIELTGLRAHGRHGVYDFERAHGQEFVVDAVLELDLAPAARSDEVTDTVHYGELAEKLVAVVTGEPVALIETLADRLLAVCLAEPLVAAATVTVHKPEAPIPHTFADVAVTMRRTR, encoded by the coding sequence ATGACCGACCGGATCGAGCTGACCGGCCTGCGCGCGCACGGCCGGCACGGCGTCTACGACTTCGAACGCGCCCACGGGCAGGAGTTCGTGGTCGACGCGGTACTCGAACTCGACCTCGCCCCGGCCGCCCGCTCCGACGAGGTGACCGACACCGTGCACTACGGCGAGCTGGCCGAGAAGCTGGTCGCGGTGGTCACCGGCGAACCGGTCGCCCTGATCGAGACGCTCGCCGACCGGCTGCTCGCGGTCTGCCTCGCCGAACCGCTGGTCGCCGCCGCCACGGTCACCGTGCACAAGCCGGAGGCCCCGATCCCGCACACCTTCGCCGACGTGGCCGTGACGATGCGGCGTACCCGGTGA
- a CDS encoding DUF3180 domain-containing protein, whose product MGPTRISTLVVAGLAAAAVAWLLISSFYYDVAPDLPWLPVITLAGLAVLEGYAAVNTRARIERRPGREPVNPLLVARLVVLAKASALAGAIFAGFYAGLTGWLFVERTNAAIGDRPAGGGGLLASLALVAAALWLERSCRVPEQEDDEDREPGDRETPRGRR is encoded by the coding sequence ATGGGGCCGACCCGGATCTCCACGCTGGTCGTGGCCGGTCTCGCCGCCGCCGCCGTGGCCTGGCTGCTGATCAGCAGCTTCTACTACGACGTCGCCCCCGACCTGCCCTGGCTGCCGGTGATCACGCTGGCCGGCCTCGCGGTGCTGGAGGGATACGCGGCGGTCAACACCCGGGCCCGGATCGAGCGCCGCCCCGGCCGGGAGCCGGTGAACCCGTTGCTGGTCGCCCGCCTGGTGGTGCTGGCCAAGGCGTCCGCGCTGGCCGGGGCCATCTTCGCCGGCTTCTACGCGGGGCTCACCGGCTGGCTCTTCGTCGAGCGGACCAACGCGGCGATCGGCGACCGGCCGGCCGGCGGCGGTGGGCTGCTCGCCTCGCTCGCGCTGGTCGCCGCGGCGCTCTGGCTGGAGCGGTCCTGCCGGGTGCCCGAGCAGGAGGACGACGAGGACCGGGAGCCCGGCGACCGGGAGACTCCGCGCGGCCGTCGCTGA
- the folK gene encoding 2-amino-4-hydroxy-6-hydroxymethyldihydropteridine diphosphokinase gives MSRAVLSIGSNLGDRLAHLRAAVAAFDDALLVVSGVYETPPWGDADQPAYLNAAVLVADPAAAPGDWLARARAAEAAAGRTRDPQRRYGPRTLDVDVIAVWDAAGEPVLSEDPELTLPHPRAHLRAFVLRPWIDIEPHGRLPGHGWLTDLLNAEPLAGDALELRPRPDLELESES, from the coding sequence GTGAGCCGGGCCGTGCTGTCGATCGGCAGCAACCTCGGCGACCGGCTGGCCCACCTGCGGGCCGCGGTGGCTGCCTTCGACGACGCGCTGCTGGTGGTCTCCGGCGTCTACGAGACGCCACCCTGGGGGGACGCCGACCAGCCCGCGTACCTCAACGCGGCGGTGCTGGTGGCGGACCCGGCGGCCGCCCCGGGGGACTGGCTGGCGCGGGCCCGGGCGGCCGAGGCGGCGGCCGGGCGGACCCGCGACCCGCAGCGCCGGTACGGGCCGCGCACCCTCGACGTGGACGTGATCGCCGTCTGGGACGCCGCCGGGGAGCCGGTGCTCAGCGAGGACCCGGAGCTGACCCTGCCGCACCCCCGCGCCCACCTGCGGGCCTTCGTGCTGCGGCCGTGGATCGACATCGAGCCGCACGGCCGGCTGCCCGGGCACGGCTGGCTGACCGACCTGCTCAACGCCGAGCCGCTCGCCGGGGACGCCCTGGAACTGCGCCCCCGCCCGGATCTGGAGCTAGAGTCGGAATCATGA
- a CDS encoding glycine betaine ABC transporter substrate-binding protein, whose translation MLARSRLAVGALGALTAAGLLTGCGNAGSSGTDAPKQGASGAGCAPVAGDKLVVLTDDKKLQNTDNVLPAISKKAATPQLVAALDKVSAKLDTPKLIELNRQVDVDRKTPQVAAKEFADANAVTDGIEKGPGGQVTVGAGNFSESQLIAELYKIALTAAGYQVKVQTIGNRELYEPALEKGQIQVVPEYAATMAEFLNTKANGKDAKPVSSPELDKTVEALKAQGDKAGIVFGQPAQAQDQNAFAVTKAFADKYQVGTLSELAAKCSGKATVLAGPPECPQRPKCQAGLIEVYDFKAGSFSSLDAGGPQTKNALKTGSASVGLVFSSDAALAAS comes from the coding sequence ATGCTTGCACGTTCACGGCTGGCCGTCGGGGCGCTCGGCGCCCTCACCGCGGCCGGGCTGCTCACCGGCTGCGGCAACGCGGGCTCGTCCGGCACCGACGCGCCGAAGCAGGGCGCGTCGGGGGCGGGCTGCGCGCCGGTCGCCGGCGACAAGCTGGTCGTCCTCACCGACGACAAGAAGCTCCAGAACACCGACAACGTCCTGCCGGCGATCAGCAAGAAGGCGGCCACGCCGCAGCTCGTCGCGGCGCTGGACAAGGTCTCCGCGAAGCTGGACACCCCCAAGCTGATCGAGCTGAACCGGCAGGTCGACGTCGACCGCAAGACCCCGCAGGTCGCGGCGAAGGAATTCGCGGACGCCAACGCGGTCACCGACGGCATCGAGAAGGGCCCGGGCGGCCAGGTCACGGTCGGCGCCGGCAACTTCAGCGAGAGCCAGCTCATCGCCGAGCTCTACAAGATCGCCCTCACCGCGGCCGGCTACCAGGTCAAGGTGCAGACCATCGGTAACCGGGAGCTCTACGAGCCGGCGCTGGAGAAGGGCCAGATCCAGGTCGTCCCCGAGTACGCCGCCACCATGGCCGAGTTCCTCAACACCAAGGCCAACGGCAAGGACGCGAAGCCGGTCTCCTCGCCGGAGCTGGACAAGACCGTCGAGGCGTTGAAGGCGCAGGGCGACAAGGCCGGCATCGTGTTCGGCCAACCGGCCCAGGCGCAGGACCAGAACGCCTTCGCGGTGACCAAGGCGTTCGCCGACAAGTACCAGGTCGGCACGCTCTCCGAGCTGGCGGCGAAGTGCTCCGGCAAGGCCACCGTGCTGGCCGGGCCGCCGGAGTGCCCGCAGCGGCCGAAGTGCCAGGCCGGCCTGATCGAGGTCTACGACTTCAAGGCGGGCTCGTTCAGCTCGCTGGACGCCGGTGGCCCGCAGACCAAGAACGCGCTGAAGACCGGTTCGGCCAGCGTCGGGCTGGTCTTCTCCTCCGACGCGGCGCTCGCCGCCAGCTGA
- the folP gene encoding dihydropteroate synthase, with amino-acid sequence MTDLVRAQAPVVMGVLNVTPDSFSDGGRYADLDAAVGHGVRLRAAGADLVDVGGESTRPGADRVDAATETARVLPVVRELSAAGIAVSIDTSRARVAEAALAAGAAVVNDVSGGLADPDMARVVRDAGCPWVLMHWRGHSRRMTDLAHYTDVVADVRAELGERVDEALAAGVAADRIIVDPGLGFAKTAAHNWELSARLPELLDLGFPLLFGASRKSYLGRLLADAEGEPRPTPGREAATIATSLLAVAAGAWGVRVHDVRGTADALAVWRATGRPRLAAATPERAGSTDHVASTDRAAGADRAAAAARTATATEGDR; translated from the coding sequence GTGACCGATCTGGTACGGGCGCAGGCCCCGGTGGTGATGGGCGTCCTCAACGTCACGCCCGACTCCTTCTCGGACGGTGGCCGATACGCCGATCTCGACGCGGCCGTCGGACACGGGGTGCGACTCCGGGCGGCCGGCGCGGACCTGGTGGACGTGGGCGGTGAGTCCACCCGCCCCGGCGCGGACCGGGTGGACGCGGCGACCGAGACCGCCCGGGTGCTGCCGGTGGTCCGGGAGCTGAGCGCCGCCGGCATCGCGGTCAGCATCGACACCAGCCGGGCCCGGGTCGCCGAGGCGGCGCTCGCCGCCGGCGCGGCCGTGGTCAACGACGTCTCCGGCGGGCTCGCCGACCCGGACATGGCCCGGGTGGTCCGCGACGCCGGCTGCCCCTGGGTGCTCATGCACTGGCGCGGTCACTCCCGGCGGATGACGGACCTGGCCCACTACACCGACGTGGTGGCCGACGTCCGGGCCGAGCTGGGCGAGCGGGTCGACGAGGCGCTGGCCGCCGGGGTCGCCGCCGACCGGATCATCGTCGACCCGGGGCTCGGCTTCGCCAAGACGGCCGCGCACAACTGGGAGCTGAGCGCCCGCCTGCCGGAGCTGCTCGACCTCGGCTTCCCGCTGCTCTTCGGGGCCAGCCGCAAGTCCTACCTGGGCCGGCTGCTCGCCGACGCCGAGGGGGAGCCCCGGCCGACTCCGGGGCGCGAGGCGGCCACCATCGCCACCAGCCTGCTCGCGGTGGCCGCCGGGGCCTGGGGGGTACGCGTGCACGACGTACGCGGCACCGCCGACGCGCTCGCCGTCTGGCGGGCCACCGGTCGCCCCCGCCTCGCCGCCGCCACCCCGGAACGCGCCGGGAGCACCGACCACGTCGCGAGCACGGACCGGGCGGCCGGGGCCGACCGGGCCGCCGCCGCGGCGCGTACCGCGACCGCCACCGAAGGGGACCGATGA
- a CDS encoding ABC transporter permease: MNYLRDAVVWLNDPLNWTNPGGVLDRLGEHLTISALAVLLGCLVAWPIGLWLGHSGRGGGAVLLVANVTLAIPTLALLTILPLTFIGFGRPAVVVALAVFAVPPLLANAYTGVRQVDPEARDAARGMGLSGGQLLRRVELPLAVPYLAAGFRTAAVQVVATAALASFVNGGGLGQIIRAGFGLDIAAGGGQVIAGGLLVAGLALLVEGILAVVERAVTPRPLRRVRRAANRRAADATAGG; this comes from the coding sequence GTGAACTACCTCCGGGACGCCGTGGTCTGGCTGAACGACCCGTTGAACTGGACGAATCCGGGCGGTGTGCTGGACCGGCTCGGCGAGCACCTGACCATCTCCGCGCTGGCGGTGCTGCTCGGCTGCCTGGTGGCCTGGCCGATCGGGCTCTGGCTCGGGCACTCCGGCCGGGGCGGCGGCGCGGTGCTGCTGGTCGCCAACGTCACGCTGGCGATCCCGACCCTGGCGCTGCTGACCATCCTGCCGCTGACCTTCATCGGCTTCGGCCGGCCGGCGGTGGTGGTCGCGCTGGCGGTGTTCGCGGTGCCGCCGCTGCTGGCCAACGCGTACACCGGGGTGCGGCAGGTCGACCCGGAGGCCCGGGACGCGGCCCGCGGCATGGGACTCTCCGGCGGCCAACTGTTGCGCCGGGTCGAGCTGCCGCTCGCGGTGCCGTACCTGGCGGCCGGGTTCCGGACCGCCGCGGTGCAGGTGGTCGCCACCGCGGCGCTGGCGTCCTTCGTCAACGGCGGCGGGCTGGGCCAGATCATCCGGGCCGGGTTCGGGCTGGACATCGCGGCCGGCGGCGGGCAGGTGATCGCGGGCGGCCTGCTGGTCGCCGGGCTGGCGCTGCTGGTCGAGGGCATCCTGGCGGTGGTCGAGCGGGCGGTCACGCCGCGCCCGCTGCGGCGGGTGCGCCGGGCGGCGAACCGGCGCGCGGCGGACGCCACGGCGGGCGGCTGA